The Duganella sp. BuS-21 sequence CACGCCTATGCGAGCGCCCGCTCGCTGCGCCTGGCCGACGGCCCGGACGAGGTACACCGCTCGCAGATCGGCAAGATGGAACTGTCGCGCTATAAATAACATCTTCGGCGAGTTTAAGGTAATCGTTTACCGCGCGAGTGTTGCGCGGTTTTCCCAAACGTATTGACTTATAAAGATGACTGGATTAATCTTTGTCGTCACTTAAGTTAAACGATTAACTAAAACTACAAGCAGGAGACAAGCATGACGAAAACCATCAATCCGACGCCGATGGCGGCGGCGCTCGCCCTCGCGTTGCTGTCCATGAACGCCCAGGCGCAACAGGAAGAATCCACCTCCAAACCCGGCCAGCTGGAAACCGTAGTGGTTACCGCGAATAAACGCGTCGAGAAATTGGAAAGCGTTCCAATGGCGATTTCCGTGATGAGCGAACAGGAAATCCAGCGCACCAACATCCGTGAAATCGAAGACGTGGTGGCCATGATGCCGTCGCTGACGCTGAACTCGGGCACCACCGCCGCCAACAACGCCATCTTCATGCGCGGCATCGGCACCGTCTCGGTCGGCATCGGCGTCGAGTCGGACGTCGCCGTGATCATCGACGATATTCCTATCGCCACCCAGTTCCAGGCCTTCAAGGACCTGGCCGACGTGGCGCGCATCGAGGTGCTGAAAGGTCCGCAGAGCACGCTGTTCGGCAAGTCGGCCGTGGCCGGCGCCGTCAACATCGTCACCAAGCAGATCGCCGGCCCGATGGTGTATCGCGCCAGCACCTACCTGACCAACGACGACGAGTGGCGCGTCAACGCCTCGATCGGCGGCCAGATCAACGAAAAATTCGCCATGCGCCTGTACGGCGGCAAGACCCGCATGCCCGGCAATTTCCACAACCTGACCGACGGCAAGGACGTCAACGGTTCGGGCGGCAAGACCTTCATGGCCAAGCTGCAGTGGACGCCGCTGGAAAACCTGCAGATCGACCTGACGCCGCGCTACAACTACCAGGAAAATTCGCGCGGCGTGACCGCCGTCAACGGCTTCTTCCTGCGCACCGGTTCGGCCGCCGCCGGCAACCTGGTGTCCACGCCGATCGGCCTGGACGGCGTCTACCTGAACGGCAATCCGCAGCTGCCGGCCTCGCAGATCATGAAGGGCATCAACGTCAACGATCCTGGCAACCGCAACGTGCGCCGTGATTTCCCGACCGGCCTGATCTCCAGCGACCGCGGCGTCGGCCTGAAGGTGTCGTGGACCCTGCCGAACGAGGCGACGCTGATGTCGATCACCTCGTGGAGCAAATACCTGGCCAACGACTTCCGCGACCAGGACTTTACCGACGTGCCGACCATCGCGGCGGCCGGTTCGACCGTGCCGACCATCGGCAATTACCAGTTCGGCACCTACGATATCCGCTCGAAGACGCAGGAAATCCGCTACGTGTCGCCGGACACCGGCAGCTTCAAGTACGTGGCCGGCCTGTGGGCGGCACACAACGAGATCTACCGCCACTTCATTCGCGGCTACTGCGTGGCGCCGACCGCCTGCAACGCCAATTCGCCATCGAGCCCGACCAACTACTACACCGACATCTACAACACCAACAAGGCGGTGTTCGGCCAGGCCTCGTGGGAATTCGTGCCGAGCTGGACCCTGACGGCCGGCCTGCGCGTGAACGAGGAAACCTCGGGCTACCACTACAAGCGCAACTTCTACACCGACCAGCTGGACGAGGCTAGCTTCAAGCCGGGCCCGGTGGGCGTGGACCAGTTCCAGAGCACCGGCAATAGCGACGTTGCCACCACCGGCAAGGTCAGCATCCAGAAGCAGATCACCCCGGACTGGATGGTCTACACCCAGGTGTCGACCGGCTACAAGGGCGAGGCGTATGACGTGACCTCGGGCCTGAAGGCGGCGGCCGCGTTCCCGATCAAGCCGGAAACCAGTCAGAGCTTCGAGCTCGGCACCAAGGCCAATCTGTTCAACAACCGCCTGTCGCTGGCGGCCACGTATTACAACTCGGACTTCTTCGGTTACCAGCAGAACGTGACCTATGTGCTGCCGAACGACCCGACCATCTACAGCCAGCTGAATTCGATTCCGCACATCCGCACCCACGGCTTTGAGATCGACGCCAATGCGCTGGTGGCCAAGGATCTGACGGTGAACGCGGCGCTGGCCTTCACGCTGCCGACCATCGAGAAGTGGGCCAACGGTCCGTGCTTCAGCGATTCGACCAACGTCGCGGTGAACGGCACCAAGCTGGCCGCCAACGGCTCGATCGCCGGCCAGAACTCGGCCTGCTTCCCGATCGCGCCGGGTTCGACCACCGGTGTGCAGAACCTGGACGATTCGGTATTCCCCGGCACGCCTAAGATCAAGGCCAACATCGGCGCCAACTACGACTTCCTGATTCCGACCATGCCGTTCAAGGGCTTCGTGAATGCCAATGTGCGTTATCAAAGCGATTACAGCACCAATATCAACAACGATCCGAACGCGCGCAACAAGGCTTACAGCATCACCGACCTGGGCTTCGGCATCCGGGCGGCGAACGACAGCTACAAGTTGAGTTTCCGCGTCAACAACCTGTTCGACCGCTTCTACATCCCGAACGCCAACGCCAGCGGCCCATCGTCGTTCCGCAACGGCCCGACGTCGACCTCGCCGCAGGTATCGGCCAACAGCTGGGTGCCGCCACGCGACGTGTTCCGCTACTTCAGCGTGAAGCTCGACGTGAAGTTCTAAGGCCGGTTATTCGTTTGGTGAATCTCTGGCATCAGAAAGATAAATTGGATTAATAGCTGAGGAAGGTTCATCATTCACCTGTCTCCTCTATCTCCTCCAAGGAAATAGATTTAGCCCGCTCCCGTAGCGGGCTTTTTTTTGTTCGCACCGATAGCCCGCGGGCTGATAGCTGTCGTCATTCCCGCGAAAGCGGGAATCCATGCTTCATTTGCGAGCAAACTTCCTATGGGTTCCCGCTTTCGCGGGAACGACGGGGTGCGGGCTGTATGTGCATACAGTATAATCTTGGCATGACGCATACCGCATATACCGGCTTCATCCTGACCCGTCACTGGCGCGACACGCCCGGTGGGACGGAGATCGATTTTTGGCTGGCAACCGACGATGGCCCGAAGAAGGTTCGCCTGACGGGGCAGACCTCGGTCGCCTTTGCCGAGGCATCGCTGCGCGGCGTCATCGAGGCGCAGATCGGCCAGGGCGCGGGCATCGAGCTGCGCGACCTGCAACTCAAGACGTTCGAGCAGCAGCCGGTGGTGGGCGTGTACGCGCCGCGCTACAAGCAACTGACCGCGCTGGAACGCTCGCTGCGCGAGCACGGCGTCAAGCTCTACGAAGCCGACATCCGCCCGCCCGAGCGCTATCTGATGGAGCGCTTCATCACCGCCACCGTCCACACCGAGGGCGGCCACGCCAGCGGCGCCGTCATCCACAATTGCAAGCTCAAGCCCGCGCCGGATTACCGGCCGACGCTCAAGATGGTCTCGCTTGATATTGAAACCAGCGCTTTCGAAGAACTGTACTCGATCGCGCTGGAAGGCTGCGGCCAGCGCCAGGTGTACATGCTGGGCGCTGCGCCGGCGGAATCCGCAGACGCACCAGACGTGGATTTCGCGCTCGAATACTGCGCCACCCCGCGCCAGCTGATCGAGCGCCTGAACGCCTGGATGGCGCGCCACGATCCCGATGTGCTGATCGGCTGGAACGTGGTGCAGTTCGACCTGCGCGTGCTGCAAAAAAACGCCGACAAGTACAAGGTGCCGCTGGCGCTGGGCCGCGAAGGCAAGGCCATCGAGTGGCGCGAACATCCGGGCAAGCAGGGCTACCTGTTCGCGCCGGTGGTGGGCCGCATCGTCCTCGACGGCATCGACGCCTTGAAGGCGGCGTCGTGGATGTTCCCGTCCTTCAGCCTGGAAAACGTCGCGCAGGCCATGCTCGGCGAGGGCAAGGACATCGGCAGCGACTACGACAAGATGGCCGAGATCGAGCGCCGCTTCCAGCACGACAAGCCGGCGCTGGCGACCTACAACCTGAAGGACTGCGAGCTGGTCACGCGCATCTTCGACAAGGCCAACCTGCTGGCCTTCATGATCGAACGCGCCACCGTCACCGGACTGCAGGCCGACCACCTGGGCGGATCGATCGCCGCCTTCTCGCACCACTACCTGCCGCGCATGCACCGCGAAGGCTATGTCGCGCCCAACGTCGGCGACATCAACGGCGGCGCCTCGCCGGGCGGCTTTGTGATGGACTCCAAGCCCGGCCTGTACGACTCGGTGGTGGTGCTGGACTATAAAAGCTTGTACCCGTCCATCATCCGCACCTTCCTGGTCGATCCGGTGGGGCTGGTGGAAGGCGAGGCGGCGCAAAATTCGGCTGATGTGGTGGAGGGCGTCAACGGCACCGTGTTCTCGCGCGAGAAGCACTGCCTGCCCGCCATCACCACCGACATCTGGAAGCAGCGCGACGCCGCCAAGCGCGCCAAAAACGAACCGCTGTCGATCGCGTTGAAGTTGCTGATGAATTCCTTCTGCGGCGTGCTTGGCGCGACCGAATGCCGCTTCTTCAATCCGCGCCTGGTGTCCTCGGTCACGCTGCGCGGTCACCAGATGATGAAGCAAACGCGCGAGCTGGTGGAGGCCGAAGGCTACGACGTGATCTACGGCGACACCGACTCGATCTTCATCTGGCTCAAGCGCGAATATCCGAACGATGAAGCGTTGGCCATCGGCCAGCGGCTGGCGGACAACATCAACCACTGGTGGCGCGCCATGCTGAAGGAAAAGCACGGCCTCGAATGCCACCTTGAAATCGAGTTCGACACGCACTATCAAAAATTCTTCATGCCGACCATACGCGGCACCGACATGGGCAGCAAGAAGCGCTACGCCGGCCTGACCATCAACGGCAAGGGCGAAGAGGAGGTGATCTATCGCGGCCTGGAAGTGGCGCGCAGCGACTGGACGCCGCTGGCGCAGCAGTTCCAGCAAGGCCTGTTCACGCGCATCTTCAAGGACGAGCCGTACCAGGATTTCGTGCGCGACTACGCGCAGAAGACCCTGTCGGGCGACTATGACGAACTGCTGGTCTACCGCAAGCGCCTGCGCCAGCGGCTGGACGAATACAAAGTCAACGTGCCGCCGCAGGTGCGCGCCGCACGCATCGCGGACGAATACAACCAGTCGCAGCATCGCCCGCTGCGCTATCAGAACGGCGGCTGGATCAGCTATGTGATGACCACCGGTGGGCCGGAGCCGCTGGAAGTGATGCGCTCGAATATCGACTACGAACACTATCTGACCAAGCAGCTGCAGCCGATCGCCGATTCGATCCTGCTGCCGATGAACGACAGTTTCAACAGCCTGACCACGGCGCAAGCCAGTCTTTTCTAGATCAAGGAGACCGCATGAACCATTTCGCCACACTGCACGACGGCAGCAAGTTGCTGCAACTGCCGAATGCCTGGGACGCAGGCAGCGCGCGCCTGTTCGAAAGCCTGGGGGCGACGGCCATCGCCACCACCAGCGCCGGCGTGGCGTGGGCGCAGGGCTATGCCGACAACGACCATTTACCGGTCGACAACGCGATTGCGGTGGCGGCCAACATCGCACGCGTGCTGACGGTGCCGCTGTCGGTGGATTTTGAAAACGGCTATTCGTCCGATCCAGAGCAGGTGGCGCGCAACGTGCTGCGCCTGATCGACGCCGGCGTGGCCGGCATCAACCTCGAAGACGGCAACGACGCGCCGTCGCTGCTGGCGGCGAAGATCAGCGCCATCAAGGCGCTGGCTGCGCAGTCGGGCAAGGACATCTTCATCAACACCCGTACCGACGTCTATTTGCGCAACCTGGCGCCGGAAGGCGAGCGCGTGGCGGAAGTGCTGAAGCGCGCGGCGCTGTACCAGCAAGCCGGCGCCAACGGCCTGTTCGTGCCGGGCATCTGCAAAGTGGAAGAGATCAAGGCGGTGGTGGCCGGCGCCGGCTTGCCGGTCAACGTCATGGACTGGCCGGGCGTGCCGCCGGTGGAGGAACTCCATCAACTGGGCGTGGCGCGCTTCAGCGCCGGCTCGGGTATCTCCCAAGCCCTGTGGGCGGTCGCCGCCGACATGGCCAAAGGCTTCCTCGCCACCGGCAACGCCGGCCCGCTGATCGCCACAGCCATGCCGTATGGCGATCTGCAGGCGCTGTTCGTCAAAGAAGGATGATGCAGACGGTTTGATCCGTCAGTCAGTAGTCATTCCTCAAGGCCGCCCTGGGCCCCGGCTTCTCCATGCACGCCATCCACATGAAAGGCCACCCGCCAGGCCCGGCGGGTCGCTGGTTCGTGAACCACTTTAAGCAGGCTTGAACCACGGAAAGTGGGGAGGGTATGCGTAGGGGGCGTCGTATCCGAGTCCCTGTGTATTTCGCTCTATTTTGTCTTCTATTTTCTTCGATTTCCCCCTATTTTCCCCTGCTTTGAACTTTGCTGAGAATTCCCGGTCTAAATAAAAGAAAGCAGGACAAAATAGAAGGAGAAATCGAATGAAATCCACAATGACCCTGCAGGTAGATACCGATACCCTGCTCCGACTCATTTCCCAATTGAAGATGCGTGGTGGTACACAAGATATGTCGGAAGCAATCAACAGCGCCATCGAATTCTGGATGCGTGAACAATCCAAACTGAGCAAGGGTAGCGACCCCTGCCAGCCTGCGCGCGGAACTAGCAAAGCACCAAGCACAGTCTCATGCGATGGTCACCGGCGCAACTGCTGCGCTTTCCGATACTTCGGCCATCGCCTTGCTGGCAGCATTGCAGTCACAACTCCAGGCACCCGCGCCTGCGCCTCAAGTTCAGCCACCGGCACCGCTGCGGGAACCCGGCACCGGAGAGGGCTGGGATCTGCCGGAACGCCGCAAATTCCGCTATCGCCTGGAAGACGTGGCCTACTAAACAAACGCCGTCCGCACAACGCTTGATCAATTTCGAAACCGGAATTGACGAAATTCATACAAACACCGGCGCAGAAAACGGGTAGTCTTCTTGAGGGCCGCGCAGACGGCAAATCAAGGAGACGGAATGATGAAGCGATTGGGGGCGGTTGGGATGTTCGCGTGCGGTCTGGCCGCGATGCCGGCGCATGCGGTGAAGGTCACGGGCGGCGAGATCGCCGGTGCGCAGGCGGAGGGCGTGAAGTCGTATCTGGGCGTGCCGTATGCCGCGCCGCCGGTCGGTAAATTGCGCTGGCGTGCGCCGCAAGCGGTGGCGGCCTGGGAAGGCACCAAGCAAGCCACCAGCTACGCGCCCGCCTGCGCGCAGACGGCCGTGTGGATTACCGGCCCAAAGAGCGAAGACTGCCTTTACCTCAATCTGTGGGCGCCGGAGAAAGCGGCCAAGCTGCCGGTCCTGGTATGGATACACGGCGGCGGCTATTACGGCGGCACCGGCTCGCAGCCGGGCTTCAATGGCGCCAATCTGGCAAAGCGCGGCGCCATCGTCGTCACCATCAACTACCGCCTCGGCATCTTCGGCTTCTTCGCCCATCCTGAATTGTCGGCCGAGTCGCCGCACCGCGCTTCCGGCAATCAGGGCATCCTCGACCAGATCGCGGCGCTGCAATGGGTGAAGGACAATATCGCGGCCTTCGGCGGCGACCCATCGCGCGTGACCATCTTTGGCGAATCGGCCGGCGGCGAGTCGGTCGCGCTGCTGGTCGCATCGCCGCTGGCGAAAGGCCTGTTCCAGCGCGCCATCGCGCAAAGCGGCAACGACGCGTTGCCGCTCACCGCCGACGAAGCCGGCCGCTTCGACCGCAAGACGGCGGAAGCCAACGGCGTCGCCTACGCCAAGGCGGCCGGCGTGTCCAACCTCGCCAGCCTGCGCACGCTCACCGTGGCGGACGCACAGAAGCCGGCCTGGCTGCCGCGCACCATCGTCGATGGCTACCTGCTGCGTGAAGACCTCACCACCACTTACCGCAACCGTCGCCAGAACGACGTGCCGCTGCTGGTCGGCTGGAATGCGGAGGAGGGCCAGGACCTGGCGCCCGAGATATTGGAAACCGGCGACTTCACGGCCGCGAACCATCGCAAACTGGTGGCCAAGCTGCTGGGCCACGCCCCATCCGACGCCGTGCTGGCCGCCTATCCCGCCGCCGACGACGCGCAGGCCAAGGCCTCCATCAACCAATTGACCACCGATTGGTGGGGCTGGCGCATGACGCAATGGGCCGCGTTGCAGGCCAAGCATGGCCGCGCCAAATCGTACGCCTACTTCTTCGCCCACCGTCCTGCCGAACCGCTCACGCCTTGCGGTTACGGTTGCGGCGCCGGCCATGGCGCGGAGATCCAGTACGTGTTCGGCAATCTGGACGACCGTCCATGGACCAAGGCCGACCGTGCGCTGTCCGAACGGCTGGCCGCCACCTGGGTCAACTTCGCCCGCAGCGGCAACCCGGCCGGCAAGGGACTGCCAGCATGGCCTGCGTTCGACGGCTCGGCCGCCTCCGTCCAGCACATCGGCGACGTGCAGCCGCCTATCAAACGGCTGCCGGACTTCTCGCCGCCTAAGTGAACTGGATGCGCTTGCGGTTCTCGGTCGGCTGCATCACGTGATCGAGCGGCAGTTCGTGGGTGTGCTTGATCTTGCGTAGCGTGACCGTGGACTTCACCTGCGCCACGCCGGGAATGCGCAGGATCTTCTCGGTCATGAACCTGGACAGCGCGGCCAGGTCGGGCGCCACCACGCGCAGGTGATAATCGGCCCGGCCGGCCAGCGTGTAGCACTCGGTCACCTGCGGCAGCATGGCCACCTCCGTTTCGAAGCGCTCGCTGGCCGAAGGGCTGTGATGGTCCAGCGTCACCTCGGTGAACGCCATCACGTCCAGCCCCACCGCCACCGGATCGATGATCGCCGCATAGTGGTCGATCACCCCGCCTTCCTGCAAGCGCAGCACGCGGCGGCTGACCTGCGAGGTCGATAAATGGATCTTGCCGCCCAAGGTGCTGTTGGTCGCCAGGCCATCGCGCTGTAGCTCCGTCAGCAACTGCAAATCGAACTTGTCGATGGTGGTGATCGTCATGTGCATGTCCTCGGAGATTTGTGGGAAATTTGTGCATGGATTATACAAAACACTGGCAAAAACGCTTACTTTTACCGTCTTTTGAGCGTTAAGCTCTTTCTGTTATCACCATAAAAAACAGGAGACCGGATGTTTCAGCACGTTGAAGCATTTGCGGGGGACCCCATCCTCACGCTGAACGAACAATTCGCCCACGATCCACGGCCGGGCAAGATCAACCTCAGCATCGGCGTGTACCTGAACGACGAGCAGCGCATCCCGCTGATGGGCGCCGTAGCCGCCGCCGAAGCGCGGCTGGCGCAATCGTTCCACCCGCATCCCTACCTGCCGATGGCCGGTTCGCCGGACTATCGCGAGCAGTCGCGCCGCCTGGTGTTCGGCGCGCAGACGGGCGAGCCGCTGGCCGACCGCATCGCCACCATCCAGACGCTGGGCGGTTCCGGCGCGCTGAAGGTCGGCGCAGACTTTCTCAAAGCCTGGTTCCCGCAAGCCCGTGTCTGGGTCAGCGATCCAACCTGGGACAACCACAAGGGCATCTTCGGCGGTGCCGGCTTTGAAGTAGGCACTTATCCCTACTACGCGCGCGCCACCCACGGCGTCGCCTTCGAAGCCATGCTTGCCGCGCTGCGCGCGCTGCCGGCCGGCGACATCGTGGTGCTGCACGCCTGCTGCCACAACCCGAGCGGCGCGGACCTGAACCAGCAGCAGTGGCGCGAGCTGGCGCTGGTGGTCCAGGAGCGCGGCCTGCTGCCGTTCTTCGACATCGCCTACCAGGGCTTCGGTGAGGGAATCGCCGAAGACGCCTTCGCGATCCGCCACTTCGCCGCACAGAACATCCCGCTGCTGGTGTCCGGCTCCTACTCCAAGAACTTCGCCATCTACGGTGAGCGCTGCGGTTCACTGCACGTCACCTGCAAGCATCCGGACGAAGCGGCCGTCGTGCTGGGTCAGTTGCAGTCGGCCGTGCGCAAGAACTACTCCAGCCCACCGGCCTACGGCGCACGCGTGATCAGCACCGTGCTGCAAGACCAGGAATTGCGCGCACAATGGGAGGCCGAACTGACCGCCATGCGCGTGCGCGTGAAGCAGATCCGCAGCGAGCTGCACGCGCAACTGCAAGCGAAGCTGCCGGGCGGCGATTTCGAGTACCTGCGCGTGCAGCAGGGCATGTTCAGCTACACCGGCCTGCCGGTGGAGCAGATCCGCAAGCTGCGCGACGAACACGGCGTCTACCTGATCGACTCGGGCCGCGTATGCCTGGCCGCGCTGTCGAGTGCGGGCGTGGCGCCGGTGGCGCAGGCCATGGTGCAAGTTATGACGGAGACCTGAGATGAAAAAATTCGACCCTGCCGCGCTGCCGGAAAAACTGGCGGCCCTTCCTGCCTGGACCGCCGATGCGGACCAGCTGTCCATCACGCGCCACTTTGTGTTTGCCGGTTTCGTGGAAGCCTTCGCTTTCATGAGCGCGGTGGCCATCACCGCCGAGAAGCGCGACCACCATCCCGAGTGGAGCAATGTCTACAACAAGGTGCGCGTCACCTGGACCACCCACGACGCCGGCGGCCTGACGCAGAAGGACATCGACATGGCGCAGTTCTGCGACACCATCGCCCAGAGGTTCGGCCATGCACCTGTCTGACCTGCCGCCGGGCCAGCGCGACGACTGGACCATCGCCCAGCAATGGGAGCAGTACACGCCCGAACAGCACCAGGTCTGGAAGACCCTGTTCGAGCGCCAGAGCAAACTGCTGGAAGGCCGCGCCTGCGACGAATTCATCGCCGGCATGCGCGCGCTGCCGATCGCGCCGGACCGCATTCCCGACTTCCGCCAACTGAGCGAAGTGCTGATGCAGCACACCGGCTGGCAGGTGGTGGCCGTGCCCGGACTGGTGCCGGACGAGGTGTTCTTCGAACACCTGGCCAACCGCCGCTTCCCGGCCGGCCAGTTCATACGCGGCGCCGACCAGCTGGACTACCTGCAGGAGCCGGACGTGTTCCACGACGTCTTCGGCCACGTGCCGCTGCTGATGAATCCCATCATCGCCGACTACATCCAGGCCTACGGCGTGGGCGGCTTGCGCGCGAAAGAGAAGGGCGTGCTGGACCTGCTGGCGCGCGTCTACTGGTACACGGTGGAATTCGGCCTGGTGCAGCAGAAGGACGGCCTGCGCCTGTACGGCGCCGGCATCGTTTCCTCCTACACCGAATCGATCTTCGCGCTGGACGACGCCTCGCCCAACCGCGTGCGCTTCGACCTGGCGCGCGTGATGCAGACCGACTACCGCATCGACGACTTCCAGGAAACCTATTTTGTCATCCGCGATCTCGACGAACTGCTCCAGCTGGCGCAAACCGATTTCGCGCCGCTATATGAGCAAGTCCAACAGCGCCCGCTACTTCAGCCGGGCAGCATCCTCGAACAGGATGCAGTGGTCACGCGCGGCACCGGCAACTATCACAACTTTAAAAAGGAAAAATAACATGGCAGATCTGTTTGAAAACCCTATGGGC is a genomic window containing:
- a CDS encoding DNA polymerase II — translated: MTHTAYTGFILTRHWRDTPGGTEIDFWLATDDGPKKVRLTGQTSVAFAEASLRGVIEAQIGQGAGIELRDLQLKTFEQQPVVGVYAPRYKQLTALERSLREHGVKLYEADIRPPERYLMERFITATVHTEGGHASGAVIHNCKLKPAPDYRPTLKMVSLDIETSAFEELYSIALEGCGQRQVYMLGAAPAESADAPDVDFALEYCATPRQLIERLNAWMARHDPDVLIGWNVVQFDLRVLQKNADKYKVPLALGREGKAIEWREHPGKQGYLFAPVVGRIVLDGIDALKAASWMFPSFSLENVAQAMLGEGKDIGSDYDKMAEIERRFQHDKPALATYNLKDCELVTRIFDKANLLAFMIERATVTGLQADHLGGSIAAFSHHYLPRMHREGYVAPNVGDINGGASPGGFVMDSKPGLYDSVVVLDYKSLYPSIIRTFLVDPVGLVEGEAAQNSADVVEGVNGTVFSREKHCLPAITTDIWKQRDAAKRAKNEPLSIALKLLMNSFCGVLGATECRFFNPRLVSSVTLRGHQMMKQTRELVEAEGYDVIYGDTDSIFIWLKREYPNDEALAIGQRLADNINHWWRAMLKEKHGLECHLEIEFDTHYQKFFMPTIRGTDMGSKKRYAGLTINGKGEEEVIYRGLEVARSDWTPLAQQFQQGLFTRIFKDEPYQDFVRDYAQKTLSGDYDELLVYRKRLRQRLDEYKVNVPPQVRAARIADEYNQSQHRPLRYQNGGWISYVMTTGGPEPLEVMRSNIDYEHYLTKQLQPIADSILLPMNDSFNSLTTAQASLF
- a CDS encoding carboxylesterase family protein: MMKRLGAVGMFACGLAAMPAHAVKVTGGEIAGAQAEGVKSYLGVPYAAPPVGKLRWRAPQAVAAWEGTKQATSYAPACAQTAVWITGPKSEDCLYLNLWAPEKAAKLPVLVWIHGGGYYGGTGSQPGFNGANLAKRGAIVVTINYRLGIFGFFAHPELSAESPHRASGNQGILDQIAALQWVKDNIAAFGGDPSRVTIFGESAGGESVALLVASPLAKGLFQRAIAQSGNDALPLTADEAGRFDRKTAEANGVAYAKAAGVSNLASLRTLTVADAQKPAWLPRTIVDGYLLREDLTTTYRNRRQNDVPLLVGWNAEEGQDLAPEILETGDFTAANHRKLVAKLLGHAPSDAVLAAYPAADDAQAKASINQLTTDWWGWRMTQWAALQAKHGRAKSYAYFFAHRPAEPLTPCGYGCGAGHGAEIQYVFGNLDDRPWTKADRALSERLAATWVNFARSGNPAGKGLPAWPAFDGSAASVQHIGDVQPPIKRLPDFSPPK
- a CDS encoding TonB-dependent receptor, translated to MTKTINPTPMAAALALALLSMNAQAQQEESTSKPGQLETVVVTANKRVEKLESVPMAISVMSEQEIQRTNIREIEDVVAMMPSLTLNSGTTAANNAIFMRGIGTVSVGIGVESDVAVIIDDIPIATQFQAFKDLADVARIEVLKGPQSTLFGKSAVAGAVNIVTKQIAGPMVYRASTYLTNDDEWRVNASIGGQINEKFAMRLYGGKTRMPGNFHNLTDGKDVNGSGGKTFMAKLQWTPLENLQIDLTPRYNYQENSRGVTAVNGFFLRTGSAAAGNLVSTPIGLDGVYLNGNPQLPASQIMKGINVNDPGNRNVRRDFPTGLISSDRGVGLKVSWTLPNEATLMSITSWSKYLANDFRDQDFTDVPTIAAAGSTVPTIGNYQFGTYDIRSKTQEIRYVSPDTGSFKYVAGLWAAHNEIYRHFIRGYCVAPTACNANSPSSPTNYYTDIYNTNKAVFGQASWEFVPSWTLTAGLRVNEETSGYHYKRNFYTDQLDEASFKPGPVGVDQFQSTGNSDVATTGKVSIQKQITPDWMVYTQVSTGYKGEAYDVTSGLKAAAAFPIKPETSQSFELGTKANLFNNRLSLAATYYNSDFFGYQQNVTYVLPNDPTIYSQLNSIPHIRTHGFEIDANALVAKDLTVNAALAFTLPTIEKWANGPCFSDSTNVAVNGTKLAANGSIAGQNSACFPIAPGSTTGVQNLDDSVFPGTPKIKANIGANYDFLIPTMPFKGFVNANVRYQSDYSTNINNDPNARNKAYSITDLGFGIRAANDSYKLSFRVNNLFDRFYIPNANASGPSSFRNGPTSTSPQVSANSWVPPRDVFRYFSVKLDVKF
- a CDS encoding isocitrate lyase/phosphoenolpyruvate mutase family protein, with product MNHFATLHDGSKLLQLPNAWDAGSARLFESLGATAIATTSAGVAWAQGYADNDHLPVDNAIAVAANIARVLTVPLSVDFENGYSSDPEQVARNVLRLIDAGVAGINLEDGNDAPSLLAAKISAIKALAAQSGKDIFINTRTDVYLRNLAPEGERVAEVLKRAALYQQAGANGLFVPGICKVEEIKAVVAGAGLPVNVMDWPGVPPVEELHQLGVARFSAGSGISQALWAVAADMAKGFLATGNAGPLIATAMPYGDLQALFVKEG
- a CDS encoding aspartate/tyrosine/aromatic aminotransferase, which encodes MFQHVEAFAGDPILTLNEQFAHDPRPGKINLSIGVYLNDEQRIPLMGAVAAAEARLAQSFHPHPYLPMAGSPDYREQSRRLVFGAQTGEPLADRIATIQTLGGSGALKVGADFLKAWFPQARVWVSDPTWDNHKGIFGGAGFEVGTYPYYARATHGVAFEAMLAALRALPAGDIVVLHACCHNPSGADLNQQQWRELALVVQERGLLPFFDIAYQGFGEGIAEDAFAIRHFAAQNIPLLVSGSYSKNFAIYGERCGSLHVTCKHPDEAAVVLGQLQSAVRKNYSSPPAYGARVISTVLQDQELRAQWEAELTAMRVRVKQIRSELHAQLQAKLPGGDFEYLRVQQGMFSYTGLPVEQIRKLRDEHGVYLIDSGRVCLAALSSAGVAPVAQAMVQVMTET
- a CDS encoding Lrp/AsnC family transcriptional regulator, which produces MTITTIDKFDLQLLTELQRDGLATNSTLGGKIHLSTSQVSRRVLRLQEGGVIDHYAAIIDPVAVGLDVMAFTEVTLDHHSPSASERFETEVAMLPQVTECYTLAGRADYHLRVVAPDLAALSRFMTEKILRIPGVAQVKSTVTLRKIKHTHELPLDHVMQPTENRKRIQFT
- a CDS encoding 4a-hydroxytetrahydrobiopterin dehydratase; the protein is MKKFDPAALPEKLAALPAWTADADQLSITRHFVFAGFVEAFAFMSAVAITAEKRDHHPEWSNVYNKVRVTWTTHDAGGLTQKDIDMAQFCDTIAQRFGHAPV
- the phhA gene encoding phenylalanine 4-monooxygenase, coding for MHLSDLPPGQRDDWTIAQQWEQYTPEQHQVWKTLFERQSKLLEGRACDEFIAGMRALPIAPDRIPDFRQLSEVLMQHTGWQVVAVPGLVPDEVFFEHLANRRFPAGQFIRGADQLDYLQEPDVFHDVFGHVPLLMNPIIADYIQAYGVGGLRAKEKGVLDLLARVYWYTVEFGLVQQKDGLRLYGAGIVSSYTESIFALDDASPNRVRFDLARVMQTDYRIDDFQETYFVIRDLDELLQLAQTDFAPLYEQVQQRPLLQPGSILEQDAVVTRGTGNYHNFKKEK